One region of Corvus hawaiiensis isolate bCorHaw1 chromosome 12, bCorHaw1.pri.cur, whole genome shotgun sequence genomic DNA includes:
- the NUP93 gene encoding nuclear pore complex protein Nup93 isoform X2: MRGCFQQEGFLKNEKDNALLSAIEESRRRTFAMAEEYHRESMLVEWEQVKQRILHSLLASGEDALDFTQENEPSYVGEVGPPGRSSLDSVEMAYARQIYIYNEKIVNGHLQPNLVDLCAATAGLDDKNISEMWAMVKQMTDVTLVPASDALKVRTNMEVRMEFVRHALHYLEESYKNYTFVTVFGNLHQAQLGGVPGTYQLVRSFLNIKLPASVPGLQDGEVEGHPVWALIYYCMRCGDLTAAMHVVKRAQHQLGEFKTWFQEYMHSKDRRLSPATENKLRLHYRRALRNNTDPYKRAVYCIIGRCDITDNQSEVADKTEDYLWLKLNQVCFDDGGTSSPQDRLTLSQFQKQLLEDYGESHFAVNQPPFLYFQVLFLTAQFEAAIAFLFRTERLRCHAVHVALVLFELKLLLKSSGQSAQLLSHEAGDPPGVRRLNFVRLLMLYTRKFESTDPREALQYFYFLRNEKDSQGENMFLRCVSEIVIESREFDMILGKLEKDGSRKPGVIDKFTSDTKSIINKVASAAENKGLFEEAAKLYDLAKNPDKVLELMNKLLSPVVPQISTPQSNKERLKNMAHSIAERYKAQGISAKKSIDSTFYLLLDLITFFDEYHAGHVDRAFDIIERLKLVPLSQDCVKERVAAFRNFSDEIKHNLSEVLLATMNILFTKYKRMKGTSPTTPARPQRVMEDRDSQLQSQARALIMFAGMIPYRTSGDTNARLVQMEILMN, translated from the exons CCCAGCTATGTTGGTGAGGTGGGTCCTCCAGGTCGCAGCTCTTTGGACAGTGTGGAGATGGCATATGCTCGTCAG ATTTATATTTATAATGAGAAGATAGTGAATGGACATCTGCAGCCTAACCTGGTGGACCTTTGTGCTGCTACCGCAGGCCTGGATGATAAG AACATCTCCGAGATGTGGGCCATGGTGAAACAAATGACCGACGTCACTCTGGTTCCTGCCAGTGATGCTCTGAAAGTCCGGACCAACATGGAGGTGCGCATGGAGTTCGTGAGGCATGCTCTGCATTACCTGGAGGAAAG TTACAAAAATTACACTTTTGTGACAGTGTTTGGGAACTTGCACCAGGCTCAGCTGGGTGGAGTCCCAGGGACCTACCAACTGGTCCGCAGCTTCTTGAACATCAAACTCCCGGCGTCTGTCCCTGGTCTCCAG GATGGTGAGGTGGAAGGGCATCCTGTGTGGGCGCTGATTTACTACTGCATGCGCTGCGGAGATCTGACTGCAGCCATGCACGTGGTGAAACGGGCACAGCACCAACTGGGAGAGTTCAAAACCTGGTTCCAAGAGTACATGCACAGTAAAGACAGAAG aCTGTCTCCTGccacagaaaataaactgcGTCTTCATTACAGACGAGCTCTGAGAAATAACACTGACCCCTACAAAAGGGCTGTTTATTGTATTATTGGCCGTTGTGACATTACAGACAACCAGAGTGAAGTTGCTGATAAAACAGAAGATTATCTTTGGCTAAAA CTGAACCAGGTGTGTTTTGATGATGGTGGCACGAGCTCCCCACAGGACCGACTAACGTTATCACAGttccagaagcagctgctggaagactATG gtGAATCACATTTTGCAGTGAACCAGCCACCTTTCCTCTACTTCCAAGTGTTGTTCTTGACAGCACAGTTTGAAGCTgcaattgcttttcttttccggACAGAGCGCTTGCGCTGTCACGCTGTTCATGTTGCTTTGGTCCTGTTTGAGTTAAAATTGCTCCTGAAATCATCTGGGCAGAGTGCACAGCTAT TAAGCCATGAAGCTGGTGACCCTCCTGGTGTCAGACGTCTAAATTTTGTGCGGCTTTTGATGCTTTACACCCGTAAGTTTGAATCAACAGATCCAAGGGAAGCTCTGCAGTACTTTTACTTTCTCAG GAACGAGAAGGACAGCCAAGGAGAGAATATGTTCTTGCGTTGCGTTAGTGAAATAGTAATTGAAAGCAGAGAG TTTGATATGATTcttggaaagctggaaaaagatGGTAGTAGGAAG CCTGGAGTGATAGACAAGTTTACAAGTGACACAAAATCCATTATTAACAAAGtggcttctgcagcagaaaataaaggattGTTTGAAGAAGCTGCAAAACTCTATGACCTTGCAAAG AACCCTGACAAAGTTTTAGAACTGATGAACAAGCTCCTTAGTCCAGTCGTTCCCCAGATCAGCACTCCCCAGTCAAACAAGGAGCGGTTGAAGAACATGGCCCATTCCATTGCTGAGAG GTACAAAGCACAGGGGATAAGTGCAAAGAAATCCATTGACTCCACGTTCTACCTTCTGCTAGACTTAATCACATTTTTTGATGAATATCACGCTGGTCACGTTGACAGGGCCTTTGAT ATTATTGAACGCCTGAAGCTTGTACCTCTTAGCCAAGATTGCGTCAAGGAGAGAGTTGCTGCCTTCCGGAATTTCAGTGATGAA ATCAAACACAATTTATCTGAGGTCCTGCTTGCAACCATGAATATTTTATTCACCAAATATAAGAGGATGAAAGGCACAAGCCCAACCACTCCTGCCAGACCCCAGCGGGTAATGGAAGACAGAGACTCG cAACTTCAGTCTCAAGCTCGTGCACTGATAATGTTTGCTGGGATGATCCCATACAGAACATCGGGAGACACAAACGCAAGACTGGTGCAAATGGAGATCCTTATGAATTAG
- the NUP93 gene encoding nuclear pore complex protein Nup93 isoform X3 — MAEEYHRESMLVEWEQVKQRILHSLLASGEDALDFTQENEPSYVGEVGPPGRSSLDSVEMAYARQIYIYNEKIVNGHLQPNLVDLCAATAGLDDKNISEMWAMVKQMTDVTLVPASDALKVRTNMEVRMEFVRHALHYLEESYKNYTFVTVFGNLHQAQLGGVPGTYQLVRSFLNIKLPASVPGLQDGEVEGHPVWALIYYCMRCGDLTAAMHVVKRAQHQLGEFKTWFQEYMHSKDRRLSPATENKLRLHYRRALRNNTDPYKRAVYCIIGRCDITDNQSEVADKTEDYLWLKLNQVCFDDGGTSSPQDRLTLSQFQKQLLEDYGESHFAVNQPPFLYFQVLFLTAQFEAAIAFLFRTERLRCHAVHVALVLFELKLLLKSSGQSAQLLSHEAGDPPGVRRLNFVRLLMLYTRKFESTDPREALQYFYFLRNEKDSQGENMFLRCVSEIVIESREFDMILGKLEKDGSRKPGVIDKFTSDTKSIINKVASAAENKGLFEEAAKLYDLAKNPDKVLELMNKLLSPVVPQISTPQSNKERLKNMAHSIAERYKAQGISAKKSIDSTFYLLLDLITFFDEYHAGHVDRAFDIIERLKLVPLSQDCVKERVAAFRNFSDEIKHNLSEVLLATMNILFTKYKRMKGTSPTTPARPQRVMEDRDSQLQSQARALIMFAGMIPYRTSGDTNARLVQMEILMN; from the exons CCCAGCTATGTTGGTGAGGTGGGTCCTCCAGGTCGCAGCTCTTTGGACAGTGTGGAGATGGCATATGCTCGTCAG ATTTATATTTATAATGAGAAGATAGTGAATGGACATCTGCAGCCTAACCTGGTGGACCTTTGTGCTGCTACCGCAGGCCTGGATGATAAG AACATCTCCGAGATGTGGGCCATGGTGAAACAAATGACCGACGTCACTCTGGTTCCTGCCAGTGATGCTCTGAAAGTCCGGACCAACATGGAGGTGCGCATGGAGTTCGTGAGGCATGCTCTGCATTACCTGGAGGAAAG TTACAAAAATTACACTTTTGTGACAGTGTTTGGGAACTTGCACCAGGCTCAGCTGGGTGGAGTCCCAGGGACCTACCAACTGGTCCGCAGCTTCTTGAACATCAAACTCCCGGCGTCTGTCCCTGGTCTCCAG GATGGTGAGGTGGAAGGGCATCCTGTGTGGGCGCTGATTTACTACTGCATGCGCTGCGGAGATCTGACTGCAGCCATGCACGTGGTGAAACGGGCACAGCACCAACTGGGAGAGTTCAAAACCTGGTTCCAAGAGTACATGCACAGTAAAGACAGAAG aCTGTCTCCTGccacagaaaataaactgcGTCTTCATTACAGACGAGCTCTGAGAAATAACACTGACCCCTACAAAAGGGCTGTTTATTGTATTATTGGCCGTTGTGACATTACAGACAACCAGAGTGAAGTTGCTGATAAAACAGAAGATTATCTTTGGCTAAAA CTGAACCAGGTGTGTTTTGATGATGGTGGCACGAGCTCCCCACAGGACCGACTAACGTTATCACAGttccagaagcagctgctggaagactATG gtGAATCACATTTTGCAGTGAACCAGCCACCTTTCCTCTACTTCCAAGTGTTGTTCTTGACAGCACAGTTTGAAGCTgcaattgcttttcttttccggACAGAGCGCTTGCGCTGTCACGCTGTTCATGTTGCTTTGGTCCTGTTTGAGTTAAAATTGCTCCTGAAATCATCTGGGCAGAGTGCACAGCTAT TAAGCCATGAAGCTGGTGACCCTCCTGGTGTCAGACGTCTAAATTTTGTGCGGCTTTTGATGCTTTACACCCGTAAGTTTGAATCAACAGATCCAAGGGAAGCTCTGCAGTACTTTTACTTTCTCAG GAACGAGAAGGACAGCCAAGGAGAGAATATGTTCTTGCGTTGCGTTAGTGAAATAGTAATTGAAAGCAGAGAG TTTGATATGATTcttggaaagctggaaaaagatGGTAGTAGGAAG CCTGGAGTGATAGACAAGTTTACAAGTGACACAAAATCCATTATTAACAAAGtggcttctgcagcagaaaataaaggattGTTTGAAGAAGCTGCAAAACTCTATGACCTTGCAAAG AACCCTGACAAAGTTTTAGAACTGATGAACAAGCTCCTTAGTCCAGTCGTTCCCCAGATCAGCACTCCCCAGTCAAACAAGGAGCGGTTGAAGAACATGGCCCATTCCATTGCTGAGAG GTACAAAGCACAGGGGATAAGTGCAAAGAAATCCATTGACTCCACGTTCTACCTTCTGCTAGACTTAATCACATTTTTTGATGAATATCACGCTGGTCACGTTGACAGGGCCTTTGAT ATTATTGAACGCCTGAAGCTTGTACCTCTTAGCCAAGATTGCGTCAAGGAGAGAGTTGCTGCCTTCCGGAATTTCAGTGATGAA ATCAAACACAATTTATCTGAGGTCCTGCTTGCAACCATGAATATTTTATTCACCAAATATAAGAGGATGAAAGGCACAAGCCCAACCACTCCTGCCAGACCCCAGCGGGTAATGGAAGACAGAGACTCG cAACTTCAGTCTCAAGCTCGTGCACTGATAATGTTTGCTGGGATGATCCCATACAGAACATCGGGAGACACAAACGCAAGACTGGTGCAAATGGAGATCCTTATGAATTAG